A genome region from Myroides fluvii includes the following:
- a CDS encoding GNAT family N-acetyltransferase, protein MKHSYSYSIDSLEQLPFVTESERTLGETIAAARRGETTWSTVLAQLESLDPLSVIYLPLVESLCADFKAVEDPLDREVQLRLWIVLLHKMGRHWTTYRSIAKVEKEEVNEWDNLLQIVDEPRRNALIWCQLLVQVLEAKAEVQAFADLNLIQEGMRMEMLMIVEMLEPQERKIFPVDQQWQTESLWFRKIETADQALLQRYFTPAIGQYLSIDSFAHPVLVQEYIRQSSIEMQQGTCLVLLVFEQNSTEFVGCLTLNDMNRYTVEIGLWVAEDQQGKGYGAAMLDQALVMISQDIPTAQIIYTVEKENHKSIALCEKKGFQLECELILEPTPLKNKYRTMFRFTKQVVAK, encoded by the coding sequence ATGAAACACAGTTATTCTTATTCTATTGATTCCCTCGAACAATTGCCTTTTGTAACCGAAAGTGAGCGAACATTGGGTGAAACGATTGCAGCAGCAAGGAGAGGGGAAACGACTTGGTCAACCGTATTGGCACAACTGGAATCGCTAGACCCCTTGTCTGTTATTTACTTGCCGTTGGTTGAATCCTTGTGTGCCGATTTTAAAGCCGTAGAAGACCCCTTAGATCGCGAAGTGCAATTGCGCTTGTGGATTGTCTTGTTGCATAAGATGGGAAGACATTGGACGACTTATCGAAGTATAGCGAAGGTTGAAAAGGAGGAAGTCAATGAATGGGATAACCTCTTACAAATAGTAGATGAACCTAGAAGAAATGCGCTTATCTGGTGTCAACTTCTTGTTCAAGTTCTAGAGGCAAAAGCAGAAGTGCAGGCATTTGCTGATTTGAATTTGATCCAAGAAGGTATGCGGATGGAGATGCTTATGATTGTGGAAATGTTGGAGCCTCAAGAACGCAAAATATTCCCTGTGGATCAGCAGTGGCAAACAGAGTCCCTGTGGTTTAGAAAAATAGAAACAGCAGATCAAGCACTCTTGCAGCGTTACTTTACCCCAGCCATTGGACAGTACCTCAGTATTGATTCTTTTGCTCACCCAGTATTAGTGCAAGAATACATTCGACAATCTAGTATAGAAATGCAGCAAGGAACTTGTTTGGTTCTCCTGGTATTTGAACAAAATTCTACCGAATTTGTAGGGTGTTTAACTCTTAATGATATGAATCGATATACCGTTGAAATCGGACTTTGGGTGGCCGAAGATCAACAAGGAAAAGGGTATGGAGCCGCAATGCTAGACCAAGCGCTAGTAATGATAAGTCAAGATATCCCAACTGCGCAGATCATTTATACAGTCGAAAAAGAAAATCACAAGAGTATTGCCCTTTGTGAGAAAAAGGGATTTCAGTTGGAGTGTGAACTCATCTTAGAACCCACTCCCTTAAAGAATAAATACAGAACAATGTTTCGATTTACTAAACAAGTAGTTGCCAAATAG
- a CDS encoding GNAT family N-acetyltransferase, giving the protein MKFDTTLTFSSDRLKFSIVNDQYVEDIFRELTPTVAKFLPFIPTGKKEDTFGFVAYSLGQLEKQQDITLLATDKQTGEFIGCCGIHDICEESISLGIWLKESASGKGYGTEVIKALEQFVLDHLTVDYLIYNVEKHNVGSIKIAEKLGYVYHSNFERNISEEKVLDMLHYRKDNPARP; this is encoded by the coding sequence ATGAAATTTGATACCACCCTTACCTTTTCAAGTGACCGCTTGAAGTTTAGTATTGTAAATGACCAATACGTAGAGGATATCTTTAGAGAACTAACACCAACAGTAGCTAAATTCTTGCCTTTTATCCCTACAGGAAAAAAAGAAGATACCTTTGGATTTGTGGCGTATAGCCTGGGTCAATTGGAAAAGCAACAAGACATTACTTTATTGGCAACAGATAAGCAAACGGGTGAGTTTATTGGCTGTTGTGGAATCCACGATATTTGCGAGGAATCGATTTCGCTGGGTATTTGGCTGAAAGAAAGTGCAAGTGGTAAAGGATACGGAACCGAAGTTATCAAAGCCTTAGAACAATTTGTCTTGGATCATTTGACGGTGGATTACTTAATTTACAACGTAGAGAAACACAACGTGGGAAGTATCAAGATAGCGGAAAAATTAGGCTATGTGTACCACAGTAATTTTGAGCGCAACATCAGCGAAGAAAAAGTATTGGATATGTTGCATTATCGCAAAGATAATCCAGCGAGACCGTAA